One Candidatus Marinimicrobia bacterium CG08_land_8_20_14_0_20_45_22 genomic region harbors:
- the nusB gene encoding transcription antitermination factor NusB — MRERRIAREVALQAMYAQEISEDTIDFVESMVIDASDLSIELKLFAKSIFESATLRKDDLDKFIRDKSENWDFDRIAIIDRLIIRMAICEFLYFTDIPPKVSISEAIEIAKKYSTDDSSAFVNGILDAVLHIIGGTLKKRT; from the coding sequence ATGAGAGAAAGACGAATTGCGCGAGAAGTTGCCTTGCAGGCTATGTATGCACAGGAAATTTCCGAGGATACAATCGATTTTGTCGAGTCAATGGTAATCGATGCGTCCGATCTATCGATCGAGTTGAAATTATTTGCAAAATCAATTTTTGAATCTGCTACTTTGCGCAAGGACGATTTGGATAAATTCATAAGGGACAAGTCCGAAAATTGGGACTTCGACCGGATAGCCATTATTGATCGCTTGATCATTCGGATGGCGATTTGCGAGTTTCTATATTTCACGGACATTCCTCCCAAAGTATCTATCTCCGAGGCGATTGAAATCGCTAAAAAATACTCAACGGACGACAGCAGTGCGTTCGTTAACGGAATTTTGGACGCCGTTCTGCACATTATCGGCGGCACGCTCAAGAAAAGAACATAG